The genomic DNA GTAAAAGGATAACTCAACTGTGTGGCCATGTTGTAACACCTTAGTTGTAATGCGGGACCGCCCCTCGAGTGTTCATATCCTTTCGACCTACAATCACGGACAAAAGTATTTCGGAAGGTTAGTCCTccgtttaatatattttgctgaaacaaacgaccacgcaatacctttttttgtcaatgcaaaaattctaccTTTACAGTCTCTATATTATGAATCCGTTTGTAGCCTTATGtatgatgtaaataaaaacactgctccggttaatatttcgaaactcttctctcgaatttctagtgttcatacttacaacacacgtgcctcaacctctgaacatttttatactaaagaatctcgactcaatgtcaaacgaaatgctttttcgcgtgttggggtcaaaatttggaatgggatacctcaaattcttaaagaaagaccgaaaaaagcttttaaaagatcactaaaagaaatgctactcaatttccttgaaactgaagactcctatattgatgtggatacgatcatcgtgaaaatgaaaaagtaattctcttgtcctttattttcattttattttatttttaaaatttcactttaattattgtccttgcatttaagtagaacgtatctatttaatgtaaaatgtatatacctatataacgcctaatttctttgtatttgtctagtttgttgtaaattatgtagcctggcctgcctcgaatagcctcgctaactgcaggccagtcccaatgtatcttttgctatattttcaaatttaaataaagttgaagttaaaAGTTGAAGTTAAAGTTAAAAGAGAGTTCTGTCTTTTGCTGAATATCTCTCTTCCCTCCCTATTCATTGTCGGGATATAACGGAGCAATTACTCGCACAAACATTGACGTTTTGCTCAGTATTGGGCCAGGGGCAGGGGGAAGAGAAAGGTAAAAAATAGCagccttcccaacacttttgacgataaTAATTGTAGCTTAACTGCTGCTCTTTTTTTTCAGGGTTCTCTGTGCAATGATGCCCTCACCTTGATGTTTTGTCTTGAATGCTCTCTCTGCCAGATGGACCGTGAACTCAAGGCAGTTGGAAAGTGAAGAAGCAAGCTGCGCCTTTTATATGCCGTTTGCGACTTATGCAGAATTTTAGagtgttctttttttctcgttattaagcaagaaatttttcgAAGTTGTAGAGCAGAAGTCTCTCGATTTTTTGTTGGTTAGTGTctctttggttttatttttgatcGAGTATGGTATATATTCACGACGTGATTGTCACTGTTAAGGTGTTATTAAGGCTTTTGGTATGAATCTTTGTTTTACTGGGTTAAGTTGTGTTGATGAGAAATCTCACTTTTGCATTTTATGCGTTCTCAGAGGACGTTTGTATTCAGTGCATAGTAGTAACTTCTGAGCTTAACGTACTAACGTAAATGGTTGCCCCTTTACCCGTCTAAACGGATCGTGGGGGCTCTCCCCTTTTTCAAGTGTTTGACCAGTTGCTTTTGTTGAAGTATAAAATCAGCGTGGAAAGGATCTGAAACTTTAGTTTCTATTTTGGTATCTGATAACCAAACAGTTTTTTGGTTCAATATTGACCCAGACCTCATGAAATGTTTCGGTCTGAAAATAGCCATACTGTGTCCAACACAATGGCATTTTTAGTGGTGGTCTCGGGAAATTTAAGAGCAGACAATAATAGTGTTATCCATTGCTTAACCAGTGAAAAGCAGCAAGCtaagttttctaatttttgaggTTCTTGTTTGAATATCTTGTAGACGAAGTTTGAATGTAGTATCAGTCTTATATCAGAAGCCGGGTGACTTTAAATGTTTGCTTGTTGAGAATAAAGAAGCATATTAACCAACAGTGGTTTCTCGGCGTCaaaccatcctcggagacccaggggctgtcagtcgggtcgggataAACGGCGGCGAAAGGGATATTACTCTAAACAAACCAGCTCCACGACTTATTCGAATGCTTGTCTCTGATTGGGCAGTAAAAAGTGATTTTGTGTTAATCGGAGGCCAGCATCTATCTTGTGCTGCATTCGTGATCTTCTTTACCTGCAAACTCGACAGttccctgggtctccgagggtGGCGTCAAACCTCCCCGTCCCCCTTTCCCCACCCTCTTCAGACATACTGTAGCCTGCAagttttttcaggctttcttttggcAAATGCACAAGCTGCGTCTTTAACTGAGGGGatgctttctttctttatttgttcaatTCATTCCGCGGTTGAAATATGTGAAACTTATACGACTTATAAATACACCATCTCATCAGACAATTACTTTTACGTTAAGGTGTAACTGATCGTTCTAATGAGTGTAGTTACTACTATACTTGAACTATCGTCGACTGATAACAATAGAGGaccttaagcaactacgacgacaaCAGGCAGTTAAAACAtcactaaaaaaatgaatttgcgtcctgtcaaactttatcgcgtttatttggaaccgctcaattcgtcaaatggAGGCGACTTTTCCCAGAATTGAATTCTTAAGGGCTTTATCCATTTTGAAATAGGGAAAGGAAGAtttgtcgtcgtatgtccacgtccgcCATATGACTTCGCATTGGGAGGTTTCacttcgtagtcgtgcagtggacgtcgaagaaatgtactaaaaagcgtctgttgttttgctaataaaaccaattgtttttttgacgttgttgttgtcttcGTCGCCTtagttgcttaaggtccctaatgatgTGCGGTTTCCAGTTCTCTACGGAGTGAGATGTATATGTTCTACCTTTTCTTGAAAGGCTTATTGGGTGGTTTACAACCCAAGAGGTACCAAATGGCACCGAAGGATCCCGTGAAGATTTATAACAGGAAAATTACAGAGCCCAGGGAGGTCTTAAAATATGACCCACCTCTATAATTTCCGTGAAAAAAACTTCTACGTATGGCATCATCTTCCTCTAATGGAAGAATTGGCTGCTCATAAATATCGCGTCCTCGACGATTAGCAGGCCAAGTGTCCACCAAGGGTTCCACATGTCTGGGGGACGGGCCTACGTCTTTATGTCGAAGTGATATAGGACTGGGACTGGGACTAGCTAAATGAATGCCCGCCAAAAAAAGAACGTGCCAAGTTGTCCGCCATATTTTGTAAACGTGTTTGTCTTGCGGAAATTTCTCagattctttttaaatttgtatttcgtCTATTCGCTGACCCATTTGTCAGTTAAGGTAGGTGCAATGATTACTTTCTTTTGTCTCTCATTACGAAAAATTAATTGCAGTTCTGCCGGTTTAAGCCCTATTTCATAAACATTACCAGCCGAAGTAAGCTTTCTTTCACAGCTACGGAGAAATTTTCCTTTGCAATTGTTTGGCTCCGCTCAAtgtttttctattgttttgatGTTATCAGCCCGTTTAGATTAAAAGGTTTAGCTgccaaaatttgtttttgataaCTCTTGTGTGTATCTAATTCAGTTTGGAGATTTATAAATTAATTAGTGTAAGCTTATATATTTCTTTCACTACTTTTTCTCTTCATGTGCAGTTTAGGCGCTCCTCATTCATTCAACAACATTGTTTTCTTCAGTTTACGTAAAGTTAAGGAAAGATTAATTAATTCTATataaacttttgtttttcaaataatatcGAGTTTCGTGAAACGTTTTGATAATACGAGGCCAGCATTCTAGGCCGCTGAGCGAGGTTTTTCcaagtgaaacaaaaatttgttttcagtgttgttttgattttgttttgaactttgCCACATAGATGTAAGCTTACTTTATGTTTCTGTAAATTTGCTTGTCTTGGCTATACTGTTAGTATACTTACAGTCATCATAAATACCCCTTCTCAGCATGACACAGGTTATGACAATTCAACCAACAACGCAGTCCCCCACGAGGGAGTGGAATTCTGGCTTGTTTGCCTGTTTCAATGATATTCAAAGCTGTAAGTTAGCCTTGTTTTTATACAAACAGTCTTGCTATCTATCCATTTATAATTGGTAATGTTGACTGACAAATGCACTGGCTAAAGCTTAAAGACTGTATATAGGCGGAttcatgatgacgtcatttgcTTACATTTTTTCTCACTAGCATACGAGTTAACCCATAAAAGATGTAGCCGTATATACTGATTAGGTTCAAAACTTAAAAGACCTGGTTAGTTTATGCAGTTTGTGCAactttcagctctttgcaatcagtaacaaagaaaatagcagcAATTAAATTACTGGATGGCAAAACGTTAATGAGCTCATACATCTTTATAAATTTTGaggtttttcaaagagaatttctccgaaattATTAGGTATATCCGGCTCAaatttcagagataactgaaactgctatgccctttcaatattcagagatTTCAatttattagcttcatcagataacGATAAGCctatgctaatgaggcaaaaaaatgtaaacaatgattCCCTTGTAGGTACAGTCAAGATGTAAGatggacaccttcgggaccggCCCCGACTGCCCGTTTTAGAGTAGTTGGTTGACTGTACCGTTGATTTGACATGTAAGAATCTTAACTGCTAAAAATTGTATAGGATAAAGACTAGTAAAACAAGGGATTCCACTTTATTAATGGCCCAGAAATCTGTCCTCAATTGTTCATTCTTCTAATATCTTCGGATGGTTTTGCAAATTTGCTTTAACatatttaatctttttgtaGTTTCTTCATGTAATGTTAAGTGagttttttgaaattaaatttgttgtatgtattgttttttctttctatcctCGGCAAGGTCTGTGTGGTTTGTTTTGTCCAATGTGTTTGTTATGCGACATCTCCGGTCGAATGGGGGAAGGATGTGCTTATGCAAGCTGCTGCTATGAAGTTGCACCATTAACACTCAGGGCCAAAATTAGAGCTGAACAGAGAATTCAGGTCAGAAATAGCTTTGCAGCTACCTATACTCCAGTGATTCAGGCTTGGGGTTGGGGAAGGGGGGTGCGCAACACTTTATCTAGGAAAGGTACGTTTTTAATAAGGAGGTGGGCCGGAGTATTTTCGAACTTTTTGGCGAAAAAGGTTGTGCCCCTCCATTTCCTGAAATGGTTTGATGCATGACCCTTCACAAACAACCGCTCAAAATCATTTGACCCTCCCTCACCTATTCAACACAAGAAGAAGCGGAAGTGAAAATAACTAACCTGAGAAACTAGACTGTCCGCCGGGACAAAACAAAGTGGCCGTAGAGAGGTGGACTTTGCTGGAGGTTCGACTGAACAATCGAAAGAGTTTTGTTCACGGGCGTAGGTATTTCCCAAAGCTAGCTAGAAAAATTTGAGGGCTTCTATTTAGATGATGTGATAGATCGAGTTGATCAAGTTGTCGCCGTAGCTTTGACAAACCATCACCGGAGACTAATTTTATACCAGAACCCTGAGCAAAAACATTACCATGGTCAAAATATGGACGAAAGCGGTCAGAGGTTGAGAGAGATGATTATGTTAGTTGAAAGAAGATAGTAGTATTTTAATGGCATTTTTTATGTCAGCAAATAATTTGGATTCATCTTGACTAGTAGCTCTGCTTGTACGTACAAGTTTTAATTTTCGAAAGACTTTTGAATGTTTACTAACAAATAAAAGGAGCTGACTTTTAAAAATGCGACTTGTAGTATTTTTTCCCTTGCCGAAAAAAGTGTGATGCTCCCGTGGCTGCGAACAAAACGGGTTTGGCCCTCCCCAATTTGAAAACATTTCGTTTCACTGGCAACCCGGCCTCCCCTCCAAAGCCCCggccctcccccacccctcgCCCCCCAATTAAAAACGTACCTTCCCCTAAAACCAGTGAATTCAATCTAAagcttcccttttttttttttttttttttaatttattttttgccttacagaCATATATTAAATGTTTACAGTACTAAACACTACTGAAACTAAATACTACTAACAATATTCACTATACTtgcactatttacaatattGGCTATACTGACAATACCATCCATACGATGCTCGTACTACTAATAATTACAATGGTTACACTACTTACAATTCTAGTAcatcacacgcacacacacacccacataaacacacacacaaaaaaaatagttagtaggtcagaggagttatttttcatgtctattttatagcttttcaattctgtatttaattatcattttaccaaCGAAGTCTTGGAGGAGAATTGGTTTGTTGTGTAGTTTGTTGGCGTAGATGTAGTATCTCATAAACAACATGGTATAATTGAATTTCCTTACTAGTACCTTTTCATGTAAGTCCGAGAGGATGCCGAACAGTCTTTCTTCGCTAGATGGGTTGaaattgatcttgttttctatATTGAACCAGTTGATAACCCGTTGAATGAAAATCTTGACGAAATGACAATCTCTAAAAGTATGATTAATAGAGTCTTTTTCACCACAATATATACATTCATCATCTTCCTTGATTCCATAGCGGTAAAGTTCCTTTTTGGTGACTACAATTCGGTGGAttaatttatattgaaattccTTTAATTTGGTCTCTCTACAGACGGTTTTTAGGGAGGTgaatattttttcccatttatctTCATCCAAGGAAAGATCTTTGCTCCATCTCTGTGGCCCAGAATGACCTGTTGTGTGGATTTTTGTGCATAATAACGTATAGAAGTCGCTAGTCCTGATTTTGTTCAGATATAGAGTTATCGATTCATTTAATTGTAGACTAAGATTATTATCAGAATATCACCCCTCGCCCCCCAATTAAAAACGTACCTTCCCCTAAAACCAGTAAATTCAATCTAAAGCTTCAcgcaaacggacacaacattgttggatgttacatttTGTGTCcctttgcacaccctgttgcatggtTTTGGATGTTCTTGagcaaagtttgaaatctcACACTTTTAGCCCCaagcaaacggacgcaacattgttgggacgTTTGATCGTACAGTAGCTTAAAGATTGGAGTTACAGTTTTGAATTTAAAACTACTGTTTGTCAGCTTGAACAATTATCTGTTCTCTTTTCTccaaagagatttttttttcaagtgtgctgttaaataatattaaagTCAATACTAAGAGGTAAAGATCCTTATTTTTTATGTCGGTAACTCGTAACATGTTCTTATTAGCACGACAACGTTTAGGACGATGTTGGCTCATTTTATCGCTGTCTTTCTACCGGTACTCCATTTTACGGGTGTTTAAAGCCATATAAGgctacacggaaaggaaagaagtctaAACGCAGGAATTGAGTGCAGAAACCACACCTGGCAGGGAATAGAACTCGGAACCGCCCCCACAGAAGGCCGCGCTCTATCCTACCTAATCCTTCTTCCTGAAATACTTTTaagaacaattttaaaaaattatcaaaaagtgtCCCTTTTGTCGGAGAATAGCATGTTTGGAAAATGCCATAGAGATCACTGTACTAATTGTGGTATTCAAGTCTTACCTtttatcaagagagaatgatctctcttgcttttatcttttattCCAGCTTGGGAAGCTTTTTACTCTTTATTATGAAAGAAACAATAGCAGTAGCTGTTTGAGAAGACGGTTGTTAAAGACAGTTTTTAAAGAAACTATGACTTAATTTTCAGGGCTCCCTGTGCAATGACGCTGTTGTTGTTACATTCTGTGGTACCTGCGTTTTGTGTCAGATGGACCGTGAACTCAAAGCCATCGGAAAATGATCTGCAGTTTCAAGAAAAACAGTTCCTGTTTTTATCGTTGTTACAATCTGTTGGAGAAATCCGCGCCGTTTTTGCGGCTTTACGATTGAACATAAACTTAAGATTTGGAGACTGTTAAAAGTGTCATGGTTTCTTCAAGTTTGGAATAAAATTCCCGTTCAGCCCATAAGTGACGTCGATACTGTGTGTGCTTTGGTTGGATTATTTTGTAAGCGAGTTAATATTCACTCATTATGGTTCGGCGCTATAGCATAGTGAGATTAATTACGACGATTGGTATAACCCTCtacgtttttattattattccattttatGGTTTCTTCCAGTTTTTGCTGAGAAATTTGACTAACAAGAACTTTATGTCTGTTCAGTTCCAGATGAATATTAAGAATGTTCAGAGTCTAATAATTAATTCTAAAAAATGCTTAAACAGCATGTTGACTTTACTCTGACAAGGTAATGGGTTGGCAAACCGAGCGGTACAGTTCTTAGAAACAAGGTTTAAAACAGGGGATCAGCCCTTTCCCCTACTGTACTTTACAAATCTTGCATCATTTTGGTTccatttgttaaaaaaaaaattaattaaataaattgaaTTACAAATTAACGTTTAACACTATTTAATTTAAAGGCATTTTTAAATACATCTGTCTAAATCcgtatttcaatattttgaaacgTGTTCAGAGAGGTCTCGGAGGCGAAATGGGGAAAAAGAAGCGAAAAGTAACCCCAAAAAGTTACAGTACACACTACCATGTTGGTGTAGCATACTGAGGAGTTCTAACGAGAGAAAAAGACCTGAAAAAGGGTTGGTAGAAATTATTTATGTTGATGCAATTTACTTTTACCAACAAACTCGACAAATCAATCTTCCAGGTACTGCGGTCTTTAGTTATACTATATTTCTGGCCTCCCCTGAATCGATCGACTTAATTTAACTTATTCCACTTActttacaaataaatataaaaccGTCTTTAGTACACAGGGGTTCCTTAGCTTTAATCCACGTCCtctaacaataaataaataaattaagtaaCGAAATAGGATTCATCCAGACGCAAGCTAGCCGGGAACCCGGGGTCAATTTGATAAAACTTTTATaagtgtaattttcaagtgtgcctattgttttcagactctaaaacaatggctacacttgtaaattacacttgtaaaagttttatttaattgaccCCTGCTCAGTCCTGTTTACACTCTGTACACTTGAAATTTATTCTATAATTATAACCTTTGTTTTCGGTGAAAACTTtgctttcttgctttttttctgCGGCACGAATTTACGATACTGGAAGCATTTTTTATAATAACATAAAGTCACTATGAGAATAACGGCCAGAGCAAAGAGAATTACTGAAACTACGCTATAAACAACCCTGGCATCCACTAAACCCATGGTATCAGCTGGAATTGAAATTCCCGTAGTTGCAATTTCTGTCTTATCCGTGTGTGGCTTCATCGTAATAGACAGCATTGTTTTAATAGCTTCCGTTGTCTTGGATGTTGGTTTTCCAGGTAACTTTTCGTTACAAGAAACTCCGGCCCACGGATCGAAGCAATGACATTTATCGACGTTGTTACACAAGCCGTGTCCCGAGCAGTTATTAGGACATCGAGTTGTCTTTTTTAGAAGCACGTCCAAGGACACGCATCTTCGgttcaaacaaagtttttcgTCATCGCATTTGGTTCCTTCGAGTGTCATCGCAGCCTCAGGCACATCAAGGCCCATCTTTAAGCTGGTTCCTTTACAAGTGATTGTTTCATTGCCCAAGGGCCAAAATGAACTCAACACATCTCGTTGAATTCCTATGACAGGTCGCTTACCTGTTGCGAGACACCATAATTTGCCGCATTTCGCGTCCTGAAGCTTGCATGGTCGGTATTTTCCTCTCCTCGTCTTTCGGCAATGGCCAAACTTATCGGCACGAGTGTTGTGATATCGATAACATTTATCTGGGCCTGGCAAGGCATCACTACCCCATAGGTCCCGACATTGCTTTTCATGGGTCTGACATTCTCCAAGAAAACAGTAGGCTGTATTTTTAGCACAAGGGTAGCCATTATGCACGTACAGATCCTCAGAACAAATTCCGGCAGATCCAGTACAAGTTTCCGGGATGTCGCATTCATTTACTTTCTCTCGGCAAATCGCTCCCCTCTTTTTAAATTTGCAGTCTTCACAGCAGGCGCCATTAGCACATTGCGCATGTGCGTTCAGTTTGCAGGTCACATGGTCACAACAAATGTCCCCTTTCTCTAAGCATTCTTGCGCGGTTCCACAATCACATTCCTCGCCGGGTGCTAGGATACCATCCCCGCAAACTGGACCTCCAAATAAGGTGTCTGGGACGTTGAAGAGACATGTGCCAAGTCCTCGGGACAATCCTTCGTTAAGCCCTTTCACGCTACAGTTGCTGAAGATCGTGGCTGGCTCGGGACCCACTCGCGCGCTCATCACGCACCCACTAAGCGAGTTGGTCGCGCCACACACGCAATGAGGTAAATCCTCATCGTGATACATGCCGAAAATGTGCCCAAGCTCATGGGCAAACGTGTTAGCAGTAAACGCAGCGTTGATATTGTAATCACGAATCACACCCGCCGACTTTCGTGAGCAAATGGACATAACCTGTGCTTTCCCGCGCACAGAATCCTTCAGCTTAACA from Porites lutea chromosome 6, jaPorLute2.1, whole genome shotgun sequence includes the following:
- the LOC140940892 gene encoding disintegrin and metalloproteinase domain-containing protein 12-like, encoding MPRLKYIKSGKTKNRNRRHLDEANQRSEASSIKLEITFTAFQRKFTLDLYQNRGLFTSHYTEKEERFNEGANHCFYHGTVRGSERSKVSLSTCDGIEGLIYDGHISYYIEPHRDLSDCQIHLYYRIKDLNVSEFDLTEQRLKKDDVEVINSQWQLYNSSSRFKAHRRVRRDVFTETKYVEIVVINDHKQFEASGKNLTKTNLRAKQIVNMVDAMFKPLNVRVTLVAIETWDVADMVKADEDADTYLSNLIKYRKRELREKHPNDVALLLTGVKLKDSVRGKAQVMSICSRKSAGVIRDYNINAAFTANTFAHELGHIFGMYHDEDLPHCVCGATNSLSGCVMSARVGPEPATIFSNCSVKGLNEGLSRGLGTCLFNVPDTLFGGPVCGDGILAPGEECDCGTAQECLEKGDICCDHVTCKLNAHAQCANGACCEDCKFKKRGAICREKVNECDIPETCTGSAGICSEDLYVHNGYPCAKNTAYCFLGECQTHEKQCRDLWGSDALPGPDKCYRYHNTRADKFGHCRKTRRGKYRPCKLQDAKCGKLWCLATGKRPVIGIQRDVLSSFWPLGNETITCKGTSLKMGLDVPEAAMTLEGTKCDDEKLCLNRRCVSLDVLLKKTTRCPNNCSGHGLCNNVDKCHCFDPWAGVSCNEKLPGKPTSKTTEAIKTMLSITMKPHTDKTEIATTGISIPADTMGLVDARVVYSVVSVILFALAVILIVTLCYYKKCFQYRKFVPQKKSKKAKFSPKTKVIIIE